One Natrinema longum genomic window, TTATATGGGTGGGGTTCATTCGACTGAACTAATGGGTGTCCGACTGGATTCGAACACGACCACAGTAGTGGCCGTAGCCGGTGTCTCGAGGTGATTACCGTGGCGCAACAACAGCACGCCGACGATGGGGTCGAGGGTGACGAGGCCGACGCGGGTGGCGAGGCCGACGTGGATGATGACGCGGACGAACGGCTCTCCAAAGGGGAGATATTCGAACTCCTGCGGAACCAGCGACGGCGCTACGTCCTCCAGTATCTCAAGCAAGACGAGCGGCCGGTCGAACTCGGCGATCTCGCTCAGCAGGTCGCCGCCTGGGAGTACGAGACGACGCTCGATGGCGTGACGCCCGAACAGCGCAAGCGAGTCTACACGACTCTCCAGCAGACGCATCTCCCGAAGATGGACTCGTCGGGGATCCTTCGCTTCGACTCCGATGCG contains:
- a CDS encoding DUF7344 domain-containing protein — protein: MITVAQQQHADDGVEGDEADAGGEADVDDDADERLSKGEIFELLRNQRRRYVLQYLKQDERPVELGDLAQQVAAWEYETTLDGVTPEQRKRVYTTLQQTHLPKMDSSGILRFDSDAGVITVTERTRDISVYLEIVPGREFAWRELYLSLGAISCALVAALWLDIYPLTYLSNLVWMAIIAATVTITAVAHIYHERNMRLGHGDQPPELSYGTDD